From Achromobacter spanius, a single genomic window includes:
- a CDS encoding FUSC family protein, translated as MKLPNVRETIFSLKSYLSAIMALYLAYSIGLPRPFWAMTTAYVVAQPWSGAVRSKALYRLVGTFFGSAATVYMVPRLSNSPVVMTGAMVLWVGACLYMSVLDRTPRSYLFMLAGYTAAMIGFPSVTDPSLVFDTALARVEEISLGIVCATLIHSIVLPRGLAPALTLQLDKAVRDARNWMHDTLSGKAAEQRDKDRRELANDITQLRLLSTHVPFDTSNLRWTAGAVRAMQDQIAALTPAVSAVEDRMRALQANGQTLPEPVQSLLSDISEWINAGPQASHETAVQLRAAVTRLTPGIDSRSTWRDALLASLMARLRELIDTYDECLALRRDIRAGLQGAPVRAPRTTRDPNSALHRDHGMALLSALAAGLAISVCCAFWIGTAWSNGATAALMAAIFSCFFASQDNPVPGIMQFLTYTVYSIPLSALYLLGIMPAIHSFEMLALSMLPTAFVLGVFIARPASTGKAMAMLFGFLGTMALQDTNTADVVSFIDTQVAQCMGVATAAIIAAIFRTVSVDWSARRIQAANWKELATLASSPRAPSRHTYTARMLDRIGLLQPRLALAKRPDDLVAADALKDLRVGRDITELQRARRHLPMAEPTIQPVLNSLAQFFKIRSSGRVQDKTPEFLAQIDRALCSVAATPQGPHARDRAVVALVGIRRAFFPDAPDYQPAHPTLEGRAS; from the coding sequence ATGAAGCTGCCCAACGTCCGCGAAACCATCTTTTCGCTCAAGAGCTACCTGAGCGCCATCATGGCGCTCTACCTGGCTTACAGCATTGGTTTGCCGCGTCCGTTCTGGGCCATGACCACCGCCTACGTCGTGGCGCAGCCCTGGTCCGGCGCCGTGCGTTCCAAGGCGCTGTACCGCCTGGTCGGCACCTTCTTCGGTTCGGCAGCCACGGTCTACATGGTGCCACGGCTGTCGAACTCGCCCGTCGTCATGACCGGCGCGATGGTGCTGTGGGTGGGCGCCTGCCTGTACATGTCGGTGCTGGACCGCACGCCGCGGTCCTATCTGTTCATGCTGGCCGGCTACACCGCGGCGATGATCGGCTTTCCCAGCGTCACGGACCCATCGCTGGTGTTCGACACGGCACTGGCCCGCGTCGAGGAAATCAGCCTGGGCATCGTGTGCGCCACGCTGATCCACAGCATCGTGCTGCCGCGCGGCCTGGCGCCCGCGTTGACGCTGCAACTGGACAAGGCCGTGCGCGATGCGCGCAACTGGATGCACGACACGCTCAGCGGCAAGGCCGCCGAGCAGCGCGACAAGGACCGCCGCGAGCTGGCCAACGACATCACGCAATTGCGCCTCTTATCCACCCACGTCCCTTTCGACACCAGCAACCTGCGCTGGACCGCGGGCGCCGTGCGCGCCATGCAGGACCAGATCGCGGCGCTGACGCCGGCCGTGTCCGCCGTCGAAGACCGCATGCGCGCCTTGCAGGCCAACGGCCAGACGCTGCCCGAACCCGTGCAGTCGCTGCTTTCCGATATCTCGGAATGGATCAACGCCGGCCCGCAGGCCTCGCATGAAACCGCTGTCCAGTTGCGCGCCGCCGTGACGCGGCTGACGCCCGGCATCGACAGCCGCTCCACCTGGCGCGACGCGCTGCTGGCCAGCCTGATGGCGCGCCTGCGCGAACTGATCGACACGTATGACGAATGCCTGGCGCTGCGCCGCGATATCCGCGCCGGTCTGCAGGGCGCGCCGGTTCGCGCCCCGCGCACGACCCGCGATCCGAATTCGGCGCTGCACCGCGACCACGGCATGGCGCTGCTGTCGGCGCTGGCCGCGGGCCTGGCCATTTCGGTGTGCTGCGCGTTCTGGATCGGCACGGCCTGGAGCAACGGCGCGACCGCCGCGCTGATGGCCGCGATCTTCAGTTGCTTCTTTGCGTCGCAGGACAATCCCGTGCCCGGCATCATGCAGTTCCTGACCTACACGGTATATTCCATTCCGCTGTCGGCGCTGTATCTGCTGGGCATCATGCCGGCCATTCATTCGTTCGAGATGCTGGCGCTGTCCATGCTGCCGACCGCCTTCGTGCTGGGCGTGTTTATCGCCCGCCCGGCCAGCACCGGCAAGGCCATGGCCATGCTGTTCGGGTTCCTGGGCACCATGGCGCTGCAGGACACCAACACCGCCGACGTCGTGTCGTTCATCGACACGCAGGTCGCGCAGTGCATGGGCGTGGCCACGGCCGCGATCATTGCCGCCATCTTCCGCACCGTCAGCGTCGACTGGAGCGCGCGCCGCATCCAGGCCGCCAACTGGAAGGAACTGGCGACGCTGGCCAGCTCGCCGCGCGCGCCGTCGCGCCACACCTACACCGCCCGCATGCTGGACCGCATCGGCCTGTTGCAGCCGCGCCTGGCGCTGGCCAAGCGGCCCGACGACCTGGTGGCCGCCGATGCGCTGAAGGACCTGCGCGTGGGCCGCGACATCACCGAGCTGCAGCGTGCGCGCCGCCATCTGCCGATGGCCGAGCCCACGATCCAGCCGGTGCTGAACAGCCTGGCGCAGTTCTTCAAGATCCGTTCGTCGGGCCGCGTGCAGGACAAGACGCCGGAATTCCTGGCGCAGATCGACCGCGCGCTGTGCAGTGTGGCCGCCACCCCGCAAGGCCCGCATGCGCGCGACCGCGCCGTGGTGGCGCTGGTCGGCATCCGCCGCGCCTTCTTTCCCGACGCGCCCGA
- a CDS encoding MarR family winged helix-turn-helix transcriptional regulator: MLTPSDSQLMATTANLMVLSRAYRGAADKALADYGLSQATAWPVILAGRLGDGVRQGALAEALGVEGPSLVRVLDQLVAAGLMERREDPHDRRARTLHLTDAGHALRAQVEDVLVELRRRIFHDVSESDLQACLRVFDALKVSLGRSGAGAQEDARP; encoded by the coding sequence ATGCTTACTCCATCCGACTCCCAGCTCATGGCCACCACCGCCAACCTGATGGTGCTGTCGCGCGCCTACCGCGGCGCTGCCGATAAAGCGCTTGCCGACTATGGTCTTTCTCAAGCGACTGCGTGGCCCGTCATTCTGGCCGGCCGTCTTGGCGACGGGGTTCGCCAAGGCGCGCTGGCCGAAGCCTTGGGTGTCGAAGGCCCCTCTCTGGTGCGCGTGCTGGATCAACTGGTGGCCGCCGGCCTGATGGAACGCCGCGAAGACCCCCACGATCGCCGCGCACGCACGCTGCACCTGACCGACGCCGGCCACGCGCTGCGCGCGCAGGTCGAAGACGTGCTGGTTGAACTGCGCCGCCGCATCTTTCACGACGTCAGCGAATCCGATCTGCAGGCCTGCCTGCGTGTCTTCGACGCCCTGAAGGTGTCGCTGGGCCGCAGCGGCGCCGGTGCGCAAGAGGACGCGCGGCCATGA
- the queD gene encoding 6-carboxytetrahydropterin synthase QueD encodes MISVTRRLEFDAGHRIPDHRSQCRNLHGHRYVLEITLTGDIVQAPGESDNGMVMDFSEIKHIAKTHIVDVWDHAFLVYEGDDAVRGFLDSLPGHKTVVLDRIPTAENLATIVFETLAPQYHGHYGAELRLTRVRLYETPNCWADCNG; translated from the coding sequence ATGATTTCCGTGACCCGCAGGCTCGAGTTCGACGCCGGCCACCGCATCCCCGACCACCGCAGCCAGTGCCGCAATCTGCACGGCCACCGCTACGTGCTGGAAATCACCCTGACGGGTGACATCGTGCAGGCGCCCGGCGAGTCCGACAACGGCATGGTCATGGACTTCTCCGAGATCAAGCACATCGCCAAGACGCACATCGTGGATGTGTGGGACCACGCGTTCCTGGTCTATGAGGGCGACGACGCCGTGCGTGGCTTCCTGGACTCCCTGCCCGGCCACAAGACGGTCGTGCTCGACCGGATTCCCACTGCGGAAAACCTGGCGACCATCGTCTTCGAGACGCTGGCGCCGCAATACCACGGCCATTACGGTGCCGAACTGCGCCTGACGCGTGTGCGTCTGTACGAAACGCCGAACTGCTGGGCCGACTGCAACGGTTGA
- the queE gene encoding 7-carboxy-7-deazaguanine synthase codes for MTYSAKEIFKTLQGEGAHAGRAAVFCRFAGCNLWTGRESDRASAACTFCDTDFIGTDGDGGGKFATAERLADAIAAAWGPDAGNRYVVFTGGEPLLQLDAPLLDAIHARGFTVAIETNGTIKPPAGIDWICVSPKGTAPVVIERGNELKLVYPQLNALPDAFAHLDFEHFFLQPMDGPARAANTEQAVQYCMQHPQWRLSLQTHKYIGIP; via the coding sequence ATGACTTACTCCGCCAAAGAAATCTTCAAGACCCTGCAAGGCGAAGGCGCCCACGCAGGCCGCGCGGCGGTATTCTGCCGGTTTGCGGGCTGTAATCTCTGGACCGGCCGCGAAAGCGACCGTGCCAGCGCCGCCTGCACCTTCTGCGACACCGATTTCATCGGCACCGACGGCGACGGCGGCGGCAAGTTCGCCACGGCCGAACGGCTGGCCGATGCCATTGCCGCGGCCTGGGGCCCCGACGCCGGCAACCGTTACGTGGTCTTCACGGGCGGCGAGCCGCTGCTCCAACTGGACGCGCCGCTGCTCGACGCCATCCACGCCCGCGGTTTTACCGTCGCCATCGAAACCAACGGCACGATCAAGCCGCCTGCCGGCATCGACTGGATCTGCGTCAGCCCCAAAGGCACGGCCCCGGTCGTGATCGAACGCGGCAATGAGCTCAAGCTGGTCTACCCGCAGTTGAACGCCCTGCCCGATGCCTTCGCGCATCTGGATTTCGAACACTTCTTCCTGCAACCCATGGACGGACCGGCGCGCGCGGCCAACACCGAGCAGGCCGTCCAATACTGCATGCAGCATCCGCAATGGCGGCTCAGCCTGCAAACCCACAAATACATAGGCATTCCATGA
- the arfB gene encoding alternative ribosome rescue aminoacyl-tRNA hydrolase ArfB — protein MFHVQDSLFIDERDLTFTMIRAQGAGGQKVNKVSSAVHLRFDVRASRLPPEVQDALCAVSDHRISKEGVIVIKSQSFRSQEKNRAEAIERLVGMVRSAIQVDKPRRATKPTRSSQRRRVQRKVLHGEVKRLRGRVQGD, from the coding sequence ATGTTTCACGTCCAAGACTCGCTTTTTATCGACGAGCGCGACCTGACCTTCACCATGATCCGTGCGCAGGGCGCCGGTGGGCAGAAAGTCAACAAGGTGTCCAGCGCCGTCCACCTGCGCTTCGATGTGCGCGCTTCCCGCCTGCCGCCCGAGGTGCAGGATGCGTTGTGCGCCGTCAGCGATCATCGCATCTCGAAAGAGGGCGTCATCGTCATCAAGTCGCAGTCCTTCCGCAGCCAGGAAAAGAACCGCGCCGAGGCCATCGAGCGCCTGGTGGGCATGGTGCGGTCGGCCATCCAGGTCGACAAGCCGCGCCGCGCCACCAAGCCGACGCGCTCGTCGCAACGCCGGCGCGTGCAGCGCAAGGTGCTGCACGGCGAGGTCAAGCGGCTGCGCGGCCGGGTGCAGGGCGACTAG
- a CDS encoding DUF2238 domain-containing protein produces the protein MADARRRYLVTLAGVFAVIWVALAIDPHDRSAWALENALVLGLGAVLFATRRAFVFSRVSYTLIFLFLCLHAVGAHYTYSLVPYDEWWRALTGHSLNSLLGWERNNFDRVVHFSYGLLLAYPIREIFLRVAEVRGFWAYFLPMDVTLSTSALYELIEWGAAEFFGGDLGAAYLGTQGDIWDAQKDMALAALGAVIAMAITALVNWKAQRDPARDWADSLKPDRRPTGRQTGAENP, from the coding sequence ATGGCCGACGCGCGCCGCCGCTATCTGGTCACGCTGGCCGGCGTGTTCGCCGTCATCTGGGTGGCGCTGGCCATCGACCCGCACGACCGCTCGGCCTGGGCGCTGGAGAACGCGCTGGTGCTGGGCCTGGGCGCCGTGCTGTTTGCCACGCGGCGCGCGTTCGTGTTTTCGCGCGTGTCGTACACGCTGATCTTTTTGTTCCTGTGCCTGCACGCGGTGGGCGCGCACTATACGTATTCGCTCGTGCCGTACGACGAGTGGTGGCGCGCGTTGACCGGCCACAGCCTGAACAGCCTGCTGGGCTGGGAGCGCAACAATTTCGACCGCGTCGTGCATTTTTCGTACGGCCTGCTGCTGGCCTATCCGATCCGCGAGATCTTCCTGCGCGTGGCCGAGGTGCGCGGCTTCTGGGCATACTTCCTGCCGATGGACGTGACGCTGTCGACGTCGGCGCTCTACGAATTGATCGAGTGGGGCGCCGCGGAGTTCTTTGGCGGCGACCTGGGCGCGGCCTACCTGGGCACGCAAGGCGATATCTGGGACGCGCAGAAGGACATGGCGCTGGCGGCGCTGGGCGCGGTGATCGCCATGGCCATCACCGCGCTGGTCAACTGGAAGGCGCAGCGCGACCCTGCCCGCGACTGGGCCGACAGCCTCAAGCCAGATCGCCGGCCAACGGGCCGCCAGACCGGAGCCGAAAATCCTTGA
- a CDS encoding ArsR/SmtB family transcription factor: MTATSSPSDQNAAQPAIDADAILKALANPVRRDILAWLKTPHAYFEERPGHTFEHGVCAGHIDDRCGLSQSTVSSHLAVLQRAGLISATKVGQWVFFRRNEPVIAAFLRQLNLDM; encoded by the coding sequence ATGACCGCAACTTCCTCACCTTCCGACCAGAACGCCGCGCAACCCGCGATCGACGCCGACGCCATCCTCAAGGCGCTGGCCAATCCGGTTCGCCGCGACATCCTGGCCTGGCTGAAGACGCCGCATGCGTATTTCGAGGAGCGCCCGGGCCACACCTTCGAACACGGGGTGTGCGCGGGCCACATCGATGATCGCTGCGGCCTGTCACAGTCGACGGTGTCGTCGCATCTGGCCGTGCTGCAGCGCGCCGGCCTGATTTCGGCCACCAAGGTAGGGCAGTGGGTCTTTTTCCGTCGCAATGAACCCGTGATTGCCGCGTTTCTGCGGCAGTTGAACCTGGATATGTAG
- a CDS encoding alkene reductase, translated as MNPLFEPLKVGDLTLRNRVVMAPLTRQRASAGRVPNDLMVEYYTQRSGAGLILTEATSVTPQGVGYADTPGLWSPEQVKGWRKVVDAVHGKGSLIVAQLWHVGRISDPMFLDGELPVAPSAIAAKGHVSHVRPKREYVTPRALETAEIPGVVEAYRHGAKLAMEAGFDGVEVHAANGYLLDQFLQDSTNHRTDQYGGSIENRARLLLEVVDACVAVWGAGRVGVHLSPRADAHDMGDSDLPGLFGYVARELGKRGIAFICAREHEAPDSLAPMIKAEFGGVYIANEGYTRDTAEAAIAAGKADAVAFGVPYIATPDLAERLERKAPLNTPNPATFYASGPEGYTDYPALAA; from the coding sequence ATGAACCCCCTGTTTGAACCGCTGAAAGTCGGCGACCTGACCCTGCGCAATCGCGTCGTGATGGCGCCGCTGACCCGCCAGCGCGCCAGCGCCGGCCGCGTGCCCAACGACCTGATGGTCGAGTACTACACCCAGCGTTCGGGCGCCGGCCTGATCCTGACGGAAGCCACGTCGGTCACGCCGCAGGGCGTGGGCTACGCCGACACGCCGGGGCTGTGGTCCCCGGAGCAGGTCAAGGGGTGGCGCAAGGTGGTCGACGCCGTGCACGGCAAGGGCAGCCTGATCGTTGCGCAGCTCTGGCACGTGGGCCGCATTTCAGACCCGATGTTCCTGGACGGTGAACTGCCGGTCGCGCCCAGCGCCATCGCCGCCAAGGGCCACGTCAGCCACGTGCGCCCCAAGCGCGAGTACGTGACGCCGCGCGCGCTGGAGACCGCCGAGATTCCCGGCGTGGTTGAGGCCTATCGCCACGGCGCGAAGCTGGCGATGGAAGCCGGTTTTGACGGCGTCGAGGTGCATGCCGCCAACGGCTACCTGCTGGACCAATTCCTGCAGGACAGCACCAACCACCGCACGGACCAATACGGCGGCTCCATCGAAAACCGCGCCCGCCTGCTGCTGGAAGTGGTCGACGCCTGCGTGGCGGTGTGGGGCGCTGGCCGCGTCGGCGTGCATCTGTCGCCGCGCGCCGATGCCCACGACATGGGTGATTCGGACCTGCCGGGCCTGTTCGGCTATGTGGCACGTGAACTGGGCAAGCGCGGCATCGCGTTCATTTGCGCCCGCGAACACGAAGCGCCCGACAGCCTGGCGCCGATGATCAAGGCCGAGTTCGGCGGCGTGTATATCGCCAACGAAGGCTACACGCGCGACACGGCCGAAGCCGCCATCGCGGCCGGCAAGGCCGACGCCGTGGCGTTTGGCGTGCCGTACATCGCCACGCCCGACCTGGCCGAGCGTCTGGAACGCAAGGCCCCGCTGAATACGCCGAATCCGGCTACCTTCTACGCCTCCGGTCCGGAAGGGTATACGGACTACCCGGCGCTGGCGGCCTGA
- a CDS encoding type II CAAX prenyl endopeptidase Rce1 family protein, translating into MPWFALFLAAALLWPPFTRRWALVPLAVAWAWALADGTADLVALAGPALLLVAAALVRSHAGPAARMAGHGLFVIVAVLLFAHLLPGFHNLRVIDPAPLSLDAVPFSMYLNLDKPLVGFWVVLVLAPPMAAAHARLTLQAAILACAAAVAACLGLALALGVVAWAPKWPASGWIWLINNALLVTLAEEALFRGYVQQRLAQWWRHRAWGAWAAVAVAAVLFGLAHYAGGWQWMLLAGMAGAAYGAAYHYGGLGAAVLAHLGLNAAHFGLFTYPMRAAL; encoded by the coding sequence ATGCCCTGGTTTGCCCTGTTCCTGGCCGCCGCCCTGCTCTGGCCACCCTTCACACGCCGTTGGGCGCTTGTTCCGTTAGCGGTGGCATGGGCTTGGGCATTGGCCGACGGGACAGCCGACCTCGTTGCGCTCGCAGGGCCCGCGCTGCTGCTGGTAGCTGCGGCGCTGGTGCGATCGCACGCAGGGCCGGCCGCGCGCATGGCCGGGCATGGACTTTTCGTGATCGTGGCCGTGCTGCTCTTTGCGCATCTGCTGCCCGGCTTTCACAACCTGCGGGTGATCGATCCCGCGCCGCTCAGTCTGGACGCGGTTCCGTTCAGCATGTATCTGAACCTGGACAAACCGCTCGTGGGGTTCTGGGTGGTGCTGGTGCTGGCGCCGCCGATGGCCGCAGCCCATGCGCGTCTGACCTTGCAGGCGGCGATCCTCGCATGCGCCGCCGCGGTGGCGGCCTGCCTGGGATTGGCGCTGGCATTGGGCGTGGTGGCGTGGGCGCCGAAGTGGCCCGCGTCAGGCTGGATCTGGCTGATCAACAATGCCTTGCTGGTGACGCTGGCCGAAGAGGCGCTGTTCCGGGGATATGTGCAGCAGCGGCTGGCGCAGTGGTGGCGCCATCGCGCATGGGGCGCGTGGGCTGCGGTGGCCGTGGCGGCCGTGCTGTTCGGACTGGCCCATTACGCGGGCGGTTGGCAATGGATGCTGCTGGCGGGGATGGCGGGCGCGGCGTATGGCGCGGCCTACCATTACGGCGGCTTGGGCGCCGCCGTGCTGGCGCATCTGGGCTTGAACGCGGCGCACTTCGGACTGTTCACCTATCCGATGCGCGCCGCGCTATGA
- a CDS encoding MAPEG family protein has protein sequence MKTIAWLMLAAALLPFVSTIIAKAGGKKFDNNDPRAWLARQDGWRARANAAQVNTFEALPFFYAAVLFALYNQASPAHVATLMACWLGTRLGYLAMYLANWGALRSLVWTAGVGFVIAILFAGV, from the coding sequence ATGAAGACAATCGCGTGGTTGATGTTGGCGGCGGCGCTACTGCCGTTCGTGTCCACGATCATCGCCAAGGCAGGCGGCAAGAAATTCGACAACAACGATCCGCGGGCCTGGCTGGCCCGGCAGGACGGTTGGCGGGCGCGTGCCAACGCCGCGCAGGTCAACACGTTCGAAGCGTTGCCGTTCTTCTATGCCGCCGTGTTGTTCGCGCTGTACAACCAGGCGTCGCCCGCGCACGTCGCCACGCTGATGGCGTGCTGGCTGGGCACGCGGCTGGGCTATCTGGCGATGTACCTGGCGAACTGGGGTGCGCTGCGCTCGCTGGTCTGGACCGCGGGCGTGGGCTTTGTCATAGCGATTCTGTTTGCGGGCGTCTGA
- a CDS encoding carboxypeptidase-like regulatory domain-containing protein has product MNKRFERCTMAAAMALGSIALAGVLSTAQAAMPPVQHQGTIEYVSGGIGIDESEAMKAASSSYPLALTFAAQRGGKADYVADVTVTIRDAQGKAVLQTTAQGPYMLVKLPAGNYRISATFDGKAQEREVTVQGSGTARAMFEWK; this is encoded by the coding sequence ATGAACAAACGTTTTGAACGCTGCACGATGGCCGCCGCCATGGCCCTGGGCAGCATCGCGCTAGCCGGTGTCCTGTCCACCGCCCAGGCGGCCATGCCGCCCGTGCAGCACCAGGGCACGATCGAATACGTCAGCGGCGGCATCGGCATCGACGAATCCGAAGCCATGAAGGCCGCGTCCAGCAGCTATCCGCTGGCGTTGACCTTTGCCGCGCAACGCGGGGGCAAGGCCGATTACGTGGCCGACGTAACCGTCACGATCCGGGATGCGCAAGGCAAGGCCGTGCTGCAGACGACCGCGCAGGGGCCTTACATGCTGGTGAAGCTGCCGGCGGGCAACTACCGGATCTCGGCCACGTTCGATGGCAAGGCGCAGGAGCGCGAGGTCACCGTGCAAGGCTCGGGCACCGCGCGCGCGATGTTTGAATGGAAGTGA
- a CDS encoding NRDE family protein encodes MCLAVLALHTLPGIPVLIAANRDEFHARPTLPAAQWPDAPAIYAGRDGQAGGTWMGATAQGRYALVTNFREPGRHLDNAPSRGALVEDFLRGAMTPQAYLESVHAMDQAYNGFNLIVGDARQAWYLSNRNGGPRALAPGVYALSNHLLDTPWPKLARTKAAFSAVLHHQPQPDLPALFMALGDRSPADEADLPATGLPLARERLLSSPFIVSPDYGTRSSSVMALHDDGAGELEERRFAPDGSVSGVSQLTFSWHAAGSGA; translated from the coding sequence ATGTGTCTTGCCGTACTGGCCCTGCACACGCTGCCCGGCATCCCCGTACTGATCGCCGCGAACCGCGACGAATTCCATGCGCGCCCCACCCTCCCCGCGGCGCAATGGCCCGACGCGCCGGCCATCTACGCCGGGCGCGATGGCCAGGCGGGCGGCACCTGGATGGGCGCGACCGCGCAGGGACGCTATGCGCTGGTCACCAATTTCCGCGAGCCCGGCCGGCACCTGGACAACGCCCCGTCGCGCGGCGCGCTGGTCGAGGACTTTCTGCGCGGCGCCATGACGCCGCAGGCCTACCTTGAGTCGGTGCATGCCATGGACCAGGCGTACAACGGCTTCAACCTGATCGTGGGCGACGCGCGGCAGGCCTGGTACTTGAGCAACCGCAACGGCGGACCGCGCGCGCTGGCGCCCGGCGTCTACGCGCTGTCCAATCACCTGCTGGACACGCCGTGGCCCAAGCTGGCGCGCACCAAGGCCGCATTCTCGGCCGTGCTGCACCACCAGCCGCAGCCCGACCTGCCCGCGCTGTTCATGGCGCTTGGCGACCGCAGCCCGGCGGACGAAGCCGACCTGCCGGCCACCGGCCTGCCATTGGCGCGCGAACGCCTGTTGAGCAGCCCGTTCATCGTCAGCCCCGACTATGGCACGCGCAGTTCCAGCGTCATGGCGCTGCACGACGACGGCGCGGGTGAACTGGAGGAACGGCGGTTCGCCCCGGACGGCTCGGTCAGCGGCGTCAGCCAGCTGACGTTTTCCTGGCACGCGGCCGGCAGCGGCGCATGA
- a CDS encoding FUSC family protein, translating to MPRPLTSHGARASNMRWLMSLAHMEPSPVNPWVMLRAALAIGLPSAVGLALDQGAAAALVALGALPAITGDNGGPYRNRALSIGSTVFGGAFGYLLGNLLSGHGLWTSAAMTLLVLAASLVGTFNNIAAVATLQFATYVIVGSSLTPTLPPWLPPVLVGVGGLFGLALTLSGWVVNPIAPERAAVAQAYRKLAAMFAAIGTSRVMAARRDMEAAMATAYDTVLAARGRSAGPSPRLARLAAQLQACTPLTNAALALARAGRVLPDECARVMNHLADRVENDAQPDARDDIAALHRAGMPQLAEALEQVQPLLHGARANQTTEADAFADLQPAPARTPWRVLIRTYRPGPTTVRYLIRLGLCLVAAEAVALAAALPRSYWVPLIVVVVFKPNFGSVFARALQSCAGSVVGVAISATVLALDRGGLASLLTVAALAALLPWSIRRNYGLFSAILVPILMLLIGALQPGSWAIALARLVDVGVAAAIVLLVGYLPWIRIERSNLDHAVSAATSTLAAYLNTVFQTDPGSRHDLRARAYARLSDLRVALQRGLSEPRLVSRRALAWWPVEVALERVANAISDTAWSLPAGQDAPAAAQIAQLAAALDSIAAAVEQGLPVPLDAIVAPSPLLRDVAAQIEALRVTLAGPDFTAAPGRPAAPSTLHQV from the coding sequence TTGCCCCGCCCATTGACGAGCCACGGCGCGCGCGCCTCCAACATGCGCTGGCTGATGAGCCTGGCGCACATGGAACCGTCCCCGGTAAACCCCTGGGTGATGCTGCGGGCCGCCCTGGCCATCGGCCTGCCGTCCGCGGTGGGCCTGGCGCTGGACCAGGGCGCAGCGGCCGCGCTGGTGGCGCTGGGCGCGCTGCCCGCCATCACGGGCGACAACGGGGGCCCCTACCGCAACCGCGCGCTGTCCATCGGTTCCACGGTGTTCGGCGGCGCGTTCGGCTATCTGCTGGGCAACCTGTTGTCCGGCCACGGCCTGTGGACGTCCGCGGCAATGACGCTGCTGGTGCTGGCGGCCAGCCTGGTCGGCACCTTCAACAACATCGCCGCCGTCGCCACGCTGCAATTTGCCACGTACGTCATCGTCGGCTCCAGCTTGACGCCTACGCTGCCACCCTGGCTGCCGCCGGTGCTGGTGGGCGTGGGCGGGCTGTTCGGGCTGGCGCTGACGCTGTCCGGCTGGGTCGTCAATCCCATCGCGCCGGAGCGGGCCGCCGTGGCGCAGGCCTACCGCAAGCTGGCCGCCATGTTTGCGGCCATCGGCACGTCGCGGGTGATGGCCGCGCGCCGCGACATGGAAGCCGCCATGGCGACGGCCTACGACACCGTCCTGGCCGCGCGGGGCCGGTCGGCGGGCCCGTCACCCCGGCTGGCGCGGCTGGCTGCGCAATTGCAGGCCTGCACACCGCTCACCAACGCCGCGCTGGCGCTGGCGCGCGCCGGCCGCGTGTTGCCGGACGAATGCGCCCGCGTCATGAACCACCTGGCCGACCGGGTCGAGAACGATGCCCAGCCGGACGCGCGCGACGACATCGCCGCGCTGCACCGCGCGGGCATGCCGCAGTTGGCCGAGGCGCTGGAGCAGGTGCAGCCGCTGCTGCACGGCGCCCGGGCCAATCAGACGACCGAGGCCGACGCCTTTGCCGACCTGCAGCCCGCACCGGCGCGCACGCCGTGGCGCGTGCTGATCCGCACGTACCGGCCCGGGCCGACGACGGTGCGTTACCTGATCCGGCTGGGTCTGTGCCTCGTCGCCGCCGAGGCCGTTGCGCTGGCGGCCGCGCTGCCGCGCTCTTACTGGGTGCCGCTGATCGTCGTGGTGGTGTTCAAGCCCAACTTCGGCTCGGTGTTCGCGCGCGCGCTGCAAAGCTGCGCGGGCAGCGTGGTCGGCGTGGCGATCAGCGCCACGGTGCTTGCGCTCGATCGCGGCGGTTTGGCCAGCCTGCTCACCGTTGCCGCGCTGGCCGCCCTGCTGCCGTGGTCGATACGGCGCAACTACGGGCTGTTCTCGGCGATTCTGGTGCCGATCCTCATGCTGCTGATCGGGGCGCTGCAGCCGGGTAGCTGGGCCATTGCGCTGGCGCGGCTGGTCGACGTGGGCGTGGCGGCGGCCATCGTGCTGCTGGTGGGCTACCTGCCGTGGATCCGCATCGAACGCAGCAACCTGGACCATGCCGTGTCCGCCGCCACGTCCACGCTGGCGGCCTACCTGAACACCGTCTTTCAGACCGATCCCGGCAGCCGGCACGACCTGCGCGCCCGCGCCTACGCGCGCCTGTCGGATCTGCGCGTCGCCCTGCAGCGCGGGCTGTCCGAACCCCGCCTCGTCAGCCGCCGCGCACTGGCCTGGTGGCCGGTGGAAGTGGCGCTGGAGCGCGTGGCCAATGCCATCTCGGACACGGCCTGGTCGCTGCCTGCCGGTCAGGACGCACCGGCCGCCGCCCAAATCGCCCAACTGGCCGCCGCCCTGGACAGCATTGCCGCGGCCGTCGAACAAGGCTTGCCCGTGCCTCTTGACGCCATCGTGGCGCCGTCACCGCTGTTGCGGGACGTGGCCGCGCAGATCGAAGCCTTGCGCGTCACGCTGGCCGGTCCCGACTTCACGGCGGCGCCCGGCCGGCCTGCCGCCCCATCCACCCTTCATCAGGTCTGA